The Candidatus Acidiferrales bacterium genomic interval CTCGATTACAACAAGCCGTACAAAAAATGCGCGAGAATAGTCGGCGAGGTTCTCGGTAAATATCATCCGCATGGAGATGTCGCGGTTTATGACACACTCGTCAGGATGGCGCAAGACTTTTCGATGCGCTACCCGCTCGTCGACGGACAGGGCAACTTCGGCTCGATAGACGGAGACTCGCCCGCGGCAATGCGTTATACCGAAGCGAGACTCTCGAGAATTGCAGGAGAAATGCTCCGCGATCTCGAGAAGAACACCGTCGACTTTGCACCTAACTTCGATGAATCACTCAAAGAGCCCCTTGTCCTTCCGTCGCTCCTTCCGAATCTTCTTCTCAACGGCGCAAGCGGAATTGCGGTCGGTATGGCAACGAACATCCCGCCGCACAATCTCTCCGACACCGTCGATGCAATTATTGCTTTGATAAAGGATAAGGACATTGCCATTGATAAGCTGATCAAAATCATAAAGGCGCCTGATTTTCCGACCGGCGGAATAATTTTCGGCTACGAGGGAGTCAAGGAAGCATACAAGACCGGACGCGGCAGAATCATCCTGCGTGCAAAAGCAAACATCGAGACCCAGAAAAGCGGAAGAGTAAACATCGTCATAACGGAAGTTCCTTATCAAGTCAACAAAGCGAATCTTATCGAGAAGATCGCTGACCTCGTGAGAGAGAAGAAAATTGAAGATATCTCTGATATCAGAGATGAATCGGACAGGGACGGAATTAGGGTAGTGATCGAGCTAAAACGCGACTCGGAGCCGCAAGTTGTTCTCAACAATCTCTACAAGCATACGCAGATGCAGACGACCTTCGGCGTGATAATGCTTTCCCTTGTCGCCGGCGTGCCGAAGGTACTTGATCTGAAGCAGATGATGGAATACTTCGTCGAGCACAGGCATGAGGTCGTTGTCCGTAGAACGAAGTTCGATCTGGATGCAGCAGAGAAGCGCGCGCATATTCTCGAGGGTTATAAAATAGCTCTCGATAACATTGACGAGGTGGTACAGCTTATAAAGAAATCGAAGGACCCAGAATCAGCGAAGACGGCTTTGATGAAGAGATTCAAACTCAGCGAAATTCAGGCAAAAGCTATTCTTGCTCTGACGCTGCAGAGGCTCACAGGACTGGAAAGAAAGAAGATCGAAGATGAATACCGCGAGACGATAAAGCTTATCGAAAAACTGAAGGCAATACTCGCCAGCAAAGCAATGCGGATGGAAATAATTCGCGATGAATTGATCGATCTCAAAAAGAATTATGGCGACGAGCGCCGGACGGAGATTATTGAAAAGGCATCTGAATTCAGCATCGAAGATATGATAGCTGAGGAGGATGTCGTCATTACGATCACGCACAATGGTTTCATCAAGCGGTATCCCGTCAGCGGTTACAGGCGCCAAAGCCGCGGCGGAAAAGGAGTCACGGCGCAGTCGACGCGCGAAGACGATTTCGTCGAACACATGTTTATTGCTTCTACACACCAGTACATACTTTTCTTCACAGATAAGGGGAGAGCTTACTGGCTGAAGGTGCATGAAGTTCCCGAGGGCGGTCGAGCATCGCGCGGAAGGTCCATCATCAACCTGATCGGGAAAATGCCGGATGAGCAAATCACGGCGTTCCTTCCGGTCAAAGACTTTGAAGAAGATATGTTTGTCACCATGGTGACAAAGCGCGGAACAGTAAAGAGAGTCGCGCTGAAGGAATTCTCGAATCCGCGGAAAGTCGGCATCATCGCGATCGGCCTTGATAGAGGCGACAGGCTTATTGATGCGTGGCTCACGGATGGAAAGCAAGACGTAATCATCGGAAGCAAGAATGGGCTTGCTTTAAGATTTAACGAGAGGGATGTCCGCGAGATGGGACGTAATGCACGCGGCGTCAGAGGCATGAAGATTGCAAAAGGCGACGAAGTAATCGGCATGATTGTAATCAGCAGGCCCGGAGCAAGCGTGCTCGTTGTTACCGACAGAGGTTTTGGAAAACGGAGCGAGGTTGGAGAATACTCTCCGCGCCGCCGTGGAGGTAAAGGACTCATCACCGTTAAGACCGGCGACAAGAATGGCAAACTGCTTTCGATAAAGGAAGTGATCGACAACGATGACATAATGATCGTGACGTCGAAAGGTTTCTTGATTCGTCAGCATGTGAAAGAGATCAAGCTCGCTGGAAGAAACACGATGGGCGTTCGCCTTATAAAGATCCAGCCGAGCGACAGTATTGCCGCTGTTGCAAGAGTTCTTGCTGAAGAAGGCGAAGAGGAAAGCGGTAACGGTAGGAACGGTAAAGAGCAAGCGGATTTGTTCGAGTAGAGAAGGCAGACCACACCAACACCTGTTGCCGATTGCAAACGGCGCAGTAAACAGAATAGGGTGTAAATCGCAGGAGGCGGCATGGCAGCATGCTGCCTCTTTCGTTTTAAGACGAAGGTGAAAAGCCTGGTTGTGGTGTTGACTTTCAATTTTACCCAGACTACCTTCTTGCGTATGCAGCATCATTACGTGGTTTGAATTTTGTTGCAAGGTGAATAGAGCCCTGCTCCAAAGTGGCAGAGACTCCTTTTGGAAAAATAAAAAAGGAGGGCAAAATGAAAACGCTGTTTCTTCATGGATTGTTGATATTGTCTGGTATTTGTGTAGGAATCGCGATTGCCGGCTGCAATTCACTCGGGAGCAAAGGGCACAACTCGATTCCTGAGTCAGCAACTTACGAGTATTGGATCACGGGCGGGGCTGCGGGGACGAGCCAGCACACCACCATCGACTCAACCGGGTCTGCTGAACTTGATTACAAATTTGTCAATGGATCAAATCAATCCAGCTACATGTACCAGCTGACCTCGAGCGAATTCGACACTTTCAAAGCTGCATTTCGATCCCTCAATCTTTTTTCACTTGCTGACGCTTATCCTGCCTCGCAACAGATCGCAAACGGCTATTCCTACAAGATAACCTGTAGGTTCGACGGCACCTCAAAGACTGTTACAACAGAGGACAACGCCTCTATACCTAGACCGCTCAGTCTATTTCTGCCGGTGATGTCACGGACTAACTCGATGATTAAGTTTAAGCAATAGGGGGAGGGGGAAAGTGAAGACACGGTTTGTTCTCAAGTTGGTTTTATCATCCATCTTAATGCTTTGTGCCGGTGAAGCATTCGCGCAATGGTCTGCAATCTCGGAGTTGCAGTATGTGCGCATATCCGGCATTCTCGTTATAAACGACAGTACTATCTTTATAGGTGGGTTCAACGGCGCATTTCTTCGATCAACAGACCGCGGGAACACCTGGTCGCGCGTCATACCGACCGGAATGGGAACCGATTCAATCTTTTCTCTAAACAAGTGCGGTGGATATCTTTTTGCCGGTACGAACGCTCCGGTCAGCCTTTATCGATCTTCTGACAACGGGAATTCATGGAGCGCAGCCGGGCAAGGATTACCCCCAAATACAAATGTCAACGGCATGACATATTTGAACGGGGTGACTTATGCAGCGACAACCAATGGTGTCCTGGGCTCTACGGACAATGGCACGTCGTGGACCGCCGACACCTTGGGATTAAACTTGGGACCGCCGCCGTTTCCTCCCGAGTATATGAACTACGGTACTGTCGGAATTACCTCTGCCGGATCGAATCTTTACGTTATCGAGGCCCTCAATGGGAAAGGTGCATATCGGACTTCGGCGGACAGTATATCCTGGACGCCGATCGGATTAGACTCGGTTTCAGAATCCGCGATAACATCCCTGGATACTAACGTCTTTGTGGCCACGACACGTGGAATATTCCTTTATAGTGGAGGTACCGCGTGGCTGGACAGAAGTGTTGGGCTTCCCTTTTCCGATTCAGCGAGCATTACGCTGTGTAGTTTCGCCACATCAGACACTCTATTATTTGCTTATATCGAAGTAAGTTCATCGACCTTTTACGGCCATGAGATTTACGTGACGCATGATTTAGGCAAAACATGGATCGATGTCAACGACAGTGCCTTTGCGGGAAGTTCCGTTACCGCCATGGTTGCAACCCCAAAGTACCTTTTTGTCGGCACGCAAAGTGGTGCATGGCAGATACCAATCTCAGATGTGATCACCTCTGTGAATGAAAACCTTCCTCCGGTGCCTTCCAAATATGTTTTATATCAAAACTATCCCAATCCATTCAACCCATCGACGGTCATCGGTTATCGCTTGCCAGCAGCCAGCCATGTCACGTTGAAAGTCTATGACGTGATGGGTCGCGAAGTAAAGACATTGGTGAATGAGCGGCAGTCCGCGGGTAGTCACTCTGCCAGATTTGATGCTGGCAGTCTGCCGAGTGGTCTGTACTTCTACAGAATTCAAGCGGGCAATTATTCTTCGACAAAGAAGGCACTGTTGGTGAAATAAAGGGGACACAGCAAACCATGTCAGAGTTGAAGATGGACGATGACAGTGTTATCAAAATCCTTATGATTGTTTCGTTCTAGGCGTTGGCAAGTTTGATTTCATTCTGCTTAAGAACCGGATGCATGCAGGGATTATCTTGGGAGGATGGGTGCGGTGATAATAGAAATTTCTATTTAATATTCTCGATTGCTATCTAACTTTTGTTAAATCATTGCCGTGATGGTGGATCATTCTTTCTCGAGATAAATCTCGCAAGATTCAAAGTTGATTTCCCATCTGTATCCAGGGCGGTTCTCCCACGAATAGTTTTTGCGCATGCCGTCCCACCAATTCTGGTAACGGACCGAAACGTCTCCCATGTCAGCTACTATTCGTTCGTATAACGAACTTTCATCAAGTGCAGTTTTGCTAAGGTTGCTAAGTGATTTGAATAATTCGGTGAGGCCGTTTTTTCGTTCGAAAAGTGCTCGTATCTCATCTCGTTCGGCGGGAGTCACTTTTCCAACTATTTTTTTCGTCGGCGTACCGGTAGAGTTCGGCTCAGGTTCGAGATTCGAATTTCCGTTATTTTTATTCGTGACCATTAATGGTTCGGCTCCTTTCTTCAATATTCCCAAAATCTCTTTCTGCGTATCAAGTACCATCTTTAAGACTTCTAGAACCGACATTTCGGCAAACCCTGTTTTCATAGGGGTAAATGTTCGGTCTGTCTCCTCGATTACAACGAATTCAGATTGTAGACCTTCGTTCATTTTGATGGGTATCGGATTTGGATAAATAGTCCCCGCGTGTGGCTCCTTAAAGCGATGCAGAACGGCTAAGGGATCCTCGTAATCTATCGACGATACATCGTTCACGGTTGCAAAAGCCGGGATGTCTCTTAGAATGCCGAGAAGCTTTCCGGTTGCCGTTCGCTCTTTGTGAGAAGCGACGCACTGTTGATTCGAAGGGGTGTTGACCTCGTACGTCAGTTTCTTGTTGAGATATATACAACGCAGGCATTGATATGCATCGCATTGTTTGCAAATCGGCGCGTGATCAAGGCGAAGAAGTTCAGAATTTGGAATATGTATTCCCTTTCCAAGGCTGCCCACAGAATCCTCGGGATTGTCATAGAGAAATCCAGCACAGAGATACAACCGGCCATCTGAGCCCACGGTGAGATGCTCGATACCAGCTTCGCAGTTCTTCATCTTGTTCAGAATCAGTCTGTCTGAAAGGAAGTTTAACTCAAAAATTTTTCCGTGACGATAATAATCTGACACCCTGTCTGCAATATTCAATAATTGTTGATCATAGAGGTTCAGATCAGCTTCGGTAGTTCTCTCCATCCCTACAATGCGTAAATTTAGTCGCTGGAAGACCCCCGATAAGCCGAATAAAATATCCTCTAATCGCGCAATCGATTCTATTGGCAAACGAACTATCACATTTCGTCCGGCATCAAGTCCGAAATCTGCGGCATGATCTATTTCGTCGGATTCAATGACTACGATGCCTTCGGGATATTTCTTGGCAAGCGCCAGAGGGACGATCTTTACATGATTCACGCTTTCAATGATGGATCTGTGTTGAGGCGGGGGGGCTGACTTTCCGTAGACAAACTGGACCGTCAAACCGTTGCTGCGGGCGAAATCTATCGTGGTCTGCACAGTTGCTTTAGGAATCGGCTCAGGGCTTGATGAGAGGTTTGGGTTGGTATAAAAGCAAAATGAAATGGATGATTTGTCGACTGGGAGAATTAGGAATCTCACTGTCAACGCAAATCAATTTGTTTGATATTTGCGGAGCGATCTTGTCCACCCGAAATTTTTCTGAATCGTTCCCAGTAATAATTATTTGCACGCACTCTCGCCTTGTGCATCTTACAAATGAACACTGCCCGCTGATAGATCGTATCTGAATCCGCTTCATCGTAGTTTAGCCCTTGACACCACGCACAACCCCTTGCAACCTCGCACTTGATGCATTCCTCCGAGCTCTGGCTCACCCTGTCAAGAGCAAGAAAGGGGCGAAGCTTATTTTGATCAATGCCTTCGAAACAATTTCCAATGCAGCGAGGCTTTTGTTTGGCCATGGAATACGGAGCAAACCTGATGCAGGGGTAGAAATCTCCTTTATAATCCACTGCGAGCATTTTGCCTGCCCCGCACCAATTCTGGTTGTCGCGTACACAATCTAATGGCTGACCGATCGAATCCGAAAAGAAAGTTGCGTTGGCTTTCGTGAAGAGTCTTTGCAAGAGCACATAGTCCGCGAGCTTGACTAATTGTTCTTCCAAGATCATGTCATCTCCTTCCTGCCAAACATTTTCGAATACGACATTGATGTATACGCTCTTGATCCCAAGGTCCCAAAGATGAAGAACGCTCTCGAAAATAAACGGCAGGTCGGCGTGGGAGACGGTGACTTTACTGCCCGATCCCGGAAACTGGGAGAGCCAAAGAGGAACGTTCCGTACCACGTCGGCGTATGAACCCCTCCCGTTCGGATACACTCTTTGCATATCGTGTTTGGGTTGGGAACCATCGATTGTAATCCCGATACTGAGATGCGTTTTATTCTTCTCAATATACTTTTGGACCTTCGGGTGGTCGTACAGTATGCCGTTGGTGGAGAAACTGAATCGATAACTGTTGAACCAGGGGTGAGATTCCTCATACATGCGGCGCTTGATATAGTCGCTGACCTGATCGATTAACTCAATTTCGAGGAAGGGTTCTCCGCCGATGAAATCCCAGATCACGGATTGTTCGGTGAATATTTGCCGCTCGCGAAGAAGATACTCAACGGTCTGACGGGCGATATCGAAACTCATCCTGTTTTGGTGATTCTTTCCGTGGAGATAACAGTAACGGCATCTGAGCTGGCAGTCTTCGGTCACAATAAGCGTGACGTTCTTGGCCACCGCTTCGCCCCACGTCTTCGGATTCTTGCCAAAAATGTAATCCATCATAAATCGAATTCTTCAACGACGACCCGATCAAAAATGGTCTGAAAAAAAACGAATACAAGCGACGTTAGCACATTCAATAACTTGCAAGCACGCAGCCGGCTGTGCATGTGTATGTGCAGTCAGACGCGCCGCAGCCACCCGAGCAGCCGCTTCCGCAAGACATACTACATGCATTCTTACAACCACCCGAGCAAGTGCTGCTGCACCCGACCGCACAACCTCTGCTGCACGTAGACCCGCAAGCGTACGCACAACCCGATACGCACCCACCCTCGCAAGTATCATAGCAACCTGTTGTACAATATTGGGAACAACTGCCGGTACAGCTGCCAGTACAGGTACTTCTACAACTGCCAGTACAGTTGCCAGTACAGGTGGTGGAACACGTGCCCGTACAACCGCCAGTACAAGTAGTGGAACAACCACCAGTACAGGTGGTGGAACAACCACCAGTACAGGTATTGTTACAACTGCCGGTACAGGTCCCGGTACAGGTAGTGGAACAACTGCCCGTGCACGTATTTTTGCATGCCCCAGTACAATCATTCGCACAAGTTGCCTTGCATGCCCCCGTGCAGGTTGTGGAGCATCCGGTTGTACATGAAGAGGCGCAATCGGCACAAGTGCTTACCGGATTATTTTTTTTGCATGAATCAACTAGAAAGGAAAGACCGAGCACAGCAATGCCTGGAAGCACGGTGCCGACAGTGGTGATAAATCGGCGTCGGTCGAGAGTTGAAGATTCGGTACTTTCTTCTGAAGACATAGGGGCATACCTCCTTTTGTCAGAATCAATTACCACATCAACAGGGAAAAGCCAGCGTAATTAATATAGGTAGTTCATAGTGCGTTGTCAAGTTAGATCTACATAGTCTGGTGAGGTTTCCCTGCCGATGACTCATCAGGGTAATTATCGTCAGAGGCGGAATGAAATCTGCACTTTCGTCTAATCATTCGACTTTAGATAGCACTTGTCAATTCTATCCGCGAGCGGTAAATTGTGCTGGAGGAACGAAGCACCATTTAATAACAGAGAGGAGATGCAGAGATGTTCCATTTTACGGGGAAAACTATGTACCTGGTTTTTTTTCTGACGATGTTCATATGCATACCTTGCGTGAATGCACAGCTCAAAGCAAGATATGCCGGTGTTACTTTCAGATTGTTGGGAACGGTGGGCTATAACACGGTCCGGATCAAGAGGGACCCCACCTCCGGGAATTTATATGTCCTTCAAAATAACGGCATCATCCAGCGTGTCAACTTCAATTCAGACACCACCGCAGCAACCCTTACCACGGTTTATCAAACATCGAATCATCATCTCAACGCACCGCTGGGAATGACATTTGGAAGCGACGGGACGATGTATCTGGTTGGAAACGACTCGACTACCGTTCTCGGAACGGCGAGCATAGTGAAAGGTATTCCGGTTTCGCCCGGTAGCGAGAATCGGACCTGGAGCATGATTGCGACAACCGTGCCGTACCCCTACGGCAATGTCTATAACCACAGGATGAGCGGAATTGTTTTGAATCCGACCGGAGATTCCATTTATGTTAATAGTGGAGCGGCCACGGATCATGGTGAAGTCGAGAACGGAGGTTACCGCGAATCGGGGTTGACTTCGATAGTATTGAGGCTTCCTATCGACGGAGACAATATCGTACTTCAGAACGACAGAGACTGGCTCCGATCCAACGGATATCTCTTGTGTGAGGGAATCAGAAATACCTTCGACCTTGCGTATGCAGGCAACGGCGATCTGTTTGGCGTTGAGAATTCCGGCGACCGCGACGATCCCGAAGAGTTGAACTGGATCAGAGCAGGACATCATTACGGATTTCCCTGGCGGATAAGTACCGACCTTACTCCACAGCAGTTTACACCTTATGATCCGCACACCGATCCACTGTTAAGTCCCAATGCGTGGGGAGGTGGAAATCTATATAAGACTTTTAGCAACGATACGGCTTATCCGCAAGCCCCCGACAGTATTACTTTCACCTATCCGATTCCGAGCTACGGGCCCGATGCGGATCACTTTCGCGATACGACGACAGGACAGGTGGAGGATGCGAGCCAGCTTGGCAAGAAGATATATACATTTACCCCTCATCGGTCGCCGGACGGTATCGTTTTCGATAGAGACTCGTTGCTCGCAGGGAATCTGCAAGGAGGCGGCTTGGTGATATGTCTTGAGAACTCTGCTCTCATCACAGCACTCGGAGACACGAGTCAGGATTTGCTTCTCGTCGAATTGACAAAAGACAGCGGCAACTATTCCGCACACGTGATAAGGCTGGTATCAGGCTTCCTCTCACCTCTTGGTGAGGAACTTGTCGGGAACAAATTGTTTGTCGTCGAAACAGGTTTGAACTACAACAACAATTCCCCTAGACTATGGGAAATAACTTTACCTCTGGCGAGTACGACGGCGGTTCGCAAGACCCACAATGCGCAAGAATCTTTTGAGCTGGATCAGAATTATCCGAATCCATTCAATCCTTCAACCGTGATAAAGTATCAGCTTCCACAAACCAGTTATGTTAGTCTTAAAGTCTACGATGTGCTTGGGAGAGAGAGGGAGACGTTGGTTAATGCTCGAGAAACCGCAGGAACACATTCGGTCGCATTCAACGCGGCCACCCTGCCGAGTGGAGTTTATTTCTACAAGTTGCAGGCTGGAGATTACTCATCCGTAAAGAAAGCGATATTGATGAAATAGAAACTGGAGTTTGGAGGCGTTCACTCTACCTCCTCTTCAACAAACATTCTCTCTTTAATTCTCCTGCGAAATATTCGCACTCGGAGCAGTGAGGCGTTGATGTCGGGAGACTGCCGTCATCAGCCGAAGGATAAGATCCATCGGCTGATTCGATTGCTTTAATTTTGCGAATCGTGTCTGCGATTTCATTTTCAAAAACTTCGATCTCTTTTCTGGAATATTTTCTTGTTAAGTATTTTCCGGCGCCGCGAGTAAAAATGATCGTCACGTCAAAGACGTTTTGCTCCGGTTTCAGTTTGCTGCAAAGCGACGCATAAAACCTCATCTGGATTTCGTATTCGGAGTAGATTCTGTCTAATCCCCTATCCAAACGGTTTGTCTTATAGTCGAAAATATGAAGGCCGTCTTCGTCCTCCGTCACCACGTCAAGCGTTCCCGTAAGATGGTCGTTTCCGAATCTTTCAGTTATCGTTTCCTCGAGGTAGAGTTTGCCGGGCCTTAGTATGTTCATTATAGTGTCAAGTCCATTTTTAGAATTCTCGACTATCTGAGCCAAAAAGTTTTGGGCTTCATCCTTGCGCAATGAACTACCCAGATGCCGGTTTATCGCCTGCTGAGAAACTCTGGTCAACTCGGTATCGTCATGATTATCTTTTGCCAGAAGGTCGCGCAGGACCGCATGAACCATCTCGCCCTTTACTGTCGAGAGGATCGAATCGTCGTGCTCATCAAGCTGGTTTCCAATCTCGTGCCTCCGCCCTTTCGTCTCCGGTGTCGGCATCCCGAGACGATATTTGAGAAAATATTTAGTCGGGCAGAGATTGAAGGTCTGCAAGACGGTGGCTGAATATATTTCGCTGTCGATATCAGCAGGAATAGAGGCAAGAAAAATTTCAACCGGTTTCGTAGTACTTAGAATTCCTCCGGCGCGGGTTTTTTTCATCACTGAAGAATTTATTTCCATGGGAAATTCCTGAGAGTGAACACGCACCTTACCGTTTGGGAATCCATAATAGCCGGACGGAGGCAAAGAGGAAACATCAAAGGATTTAGAGATTATCTCGGTAAATGAATATACGCCCTTTGAGTTTGGCTTCTTAGGAGCCGTAGTTAGAATGAGCCTGTCCATCGCGCGCGTGCAAGCGACGTAAAACAGCCGGGCGATTTCCGCCTGCTCATTTTGCCGCTCGAATCGCTGGTAAAGCGACATCTCAGGAGGAACTTCATTAGAAATGAACGGTAGCACACCTATCTGATCATTAGCGATAAGGCTCTGCCTTCGTGTGGTTGTCGCTTCACAAAACGGCACAATGACCACGGGAAATTCGAGCCCTTTCGCAGCGTGAACAGTCATTATTTTTACGACGTCCGCCGTCTCTTCAACGATAGCCTGTCCTTCGCGCACGGTTTCCTTCAGGTACTTCAACCTCTCGACAAAATCATAAAGGTTATTGAAACCTCTTCCCTCAAACTCACGTGCGACGCCAAGCAACTTTTTCATATTCGCAATTCGCTGCTCACCGGTCGCCGAAAGCCGGTAAGCCCCGAGCCATCCCGTCCGTTCGAGAATTCGATTGATTAACTGCGGAATAGTAAGACGGTGTGCAAGCTGGATCTCGTCGACCAGCACAGATGAGGCATATCTCACTTCATCGGAGGCACCTTCCGTTCGAGCAAATGATTCAAACCTCTCAAACAGCGTTTCCCCGTCGACCAAAGAAACCTTAAACAGTTCGTCATCCGATACCCCGAAGAAGGGTGAGCGGAGAACCGTCAACAGGCCGATATCCGAGTTGTTATCCAGGAGAAAAGTCAGGTAGTTCGTAAGATCGAAAATTTCCTGGGCGGAATAAAATCCGATTCCCGAGGTCACCGAATACGGTACGTTCTTTTTGTTAAGGGCCTCTTCGAGAATCTCGAGCCGCGAGCGGCTCCTCAGAAGTATGGCGATGTCTCCGTATTTGATTTTCCTGGTTTCTTCGTTCAGCTTGACATCTCTCACGGTTTCGTTTCTAACAATCATCTCATTAATTCGCGAGGCGACAAACAATGCCTGTTGCTCACTTGTGCTAAATTCAGAGGAGGAATCGACATTTGAGTCATCCTCGGACATTTCGTCCTTCTTGTTTTCACGTGCCAGGAAAATCTCAACGGCAGGTTCCGCTCCGTTCGGCCGTCCCGCAATTAGCGGTTTGTATTCCGTTTGAAAAGGCGAAGGCAATCCGATTGTACCGAGGACTCGATCTTGCGTTATGGCTTTTCCGGAAGGGATCCATTCGGACGAAAAGATTTTGTTCACGAAGGATGCAAGCTCGGTGTTCATGCGAAAACTCTCGAGAAGAGGAATCGCAGCACCTTTTTTTAGGCCAGAAATTTGTGTTTCCGCCCGGATCGAGACTTCGACCTGGGCATTGCGGAAGCGATAGATCGACTGTTTCGGATCGCCGACGACAAAGAGTTTCGTTTCGCCCGAGAAGTTGTCGATGAGATTCAGAAAAATATCGTACTGCAGAAAATTTGTGTCCTGGAATTCATCGACCATGATGTGTTTGAATCGCGATGTAAGTGTGGTGCGGACACTTTGATTCTCGCGCAGCAGGTGCATCGTCTTGATTTGCAGGTCGTCGAAGTCGAGAGCGCTTATGGCAAACTTCTTTCTGTCGTAATGCTCAACACTCTTCTCAAATAAGTCCAATAATGTCTGCAGAAGTTGAAAATAATCCTTGATTGTTTTTCGGTCTAAAGAGAATTGAGAGAGAGATTCTTGGGCGACTTTAAGAATCAAAATGGCGACATCCGATGAATAGGTCGGACCATCGACTATTGTTGCTTCTCGTTTTCGTGGATTGCCTTCTTTCGTCAGAATTTTCCGAAGGAGAACCGTGAGCGGGTTTAAAACATCTCCATCATCCCCGAAAGATCCCTCCATCTCTTTTATTTCAGCCGTGAGGTTGCCTTTTTTTAGCTTCACATTTTCTCTTGCGATCCTGGTGACTGCGTCAGACAGATTTCGCCAATGCTCACGGACGACGGCCTCGGTCATCAAGAGTTGGTGTCCCGTTATTTTTATATGCTCGATTTTTTCGCGACTGTTGAGCAAGTCGAATAAAAGTTTGAGTGTCCTTTTGTAACCGAGTCTCACGAGGATTTTATATGCATTTCCGTGGATCGTCCTTTCTTCAGCCAGTGCTTCCCTCACCGCTCGAGTGCATGATTCTTCTTTTAAGGTTGCCGAATCAAAATCCTCCAGCACTTTGAAGTTCG includes:
- a CDS encoding T9SS type A sorting domain-containing protein, whose amino-acid sequence is MKTRFVLKLVLSSILMLCAGEAFAQWSAISELQYVRISGILVINDSTIFIGGFNGAFLRSTDRGNTWSRVIPTGMGTDSIFSLNKCGGYLFAGTNAPVSLYRSSDNGNSWSAAGQGLPPNTNVNGMTYLNGVTYAATTNGVLGSTDNGTSWTADTLGLNLGPPPFPPEYMNYGTVGITSAGSNLYVIEALNGKGAYRTSADSISWTPIGLDSVSESAITSLDTNVFVATTRGIFLYSGGTAWLDRSVGLPFSDSASITLCSFATSDTLLFAYIEVSSSTFYGHEIYVTHDLGKTWIDVNDSAFAGSSVTAMVATPKYLFVGTQSGAWQIPISDVITSVNENLPPVPSKYVLYQNYPNPFNPSTVIGYRLPAASHVTLKVYDVMGREVKTLVNERQSAGSHSARFDAGSLPSGLYFYRIQAGNYSSTKKALLVK
- a CDS encoding radical SAM peptide maturase, CXXX-repeat target family; translation: MDYIFGKNPKTWGEAVAKNVTLIVTEDCQLRCRYCYLHGKNHQNRMSFDIARQTVEYLLRERQIFTEQSVIWDFIGGEPFLEIELIDQVSDYIKRRMYEESHPWFNSYRFSFSTNGILYDHPKVQKYIEKNKTHLSIGITIDGSQPKHDMQRVYPNGRGSYADVVRNVPLWLSQFPGSGSKVTVSHADLPFIFESVLHLWDLGIKSVYINVVFENVWQEGDDMILEEQLVKLADYVLLQRLFTKANATFFSDSIGQPLDCVRDNQNWCGAGKMLAVDYKGDFYPCIRFAPYSMAKQKPRCIGNCFEGIDQNKLRPFLALDRVSQSSEECIKCEVARGCAWCQGLNYDEADSDTIYQRAVFICKMHKARVRANNYYWERFRKISGGQDRSANIKQIDLR
- a CDS encoding CXXX repeat peptide maturase is translated as MRFLILPVDKSSISFCFYTNPNLSSSPEPIPKATVQTTIDFARSNGLTVQFVYGKSAPPPQHRSIIESVNHVKIVPLALAKKYPEGIVVIESDEIDHAADFGLDAGRNVIVRLPIESIARLEDILFGLSGVFQRLNLRIVGMERTTEADLNLYDQQLLNIADRVSDYYRHGKIFELNFLSDRLILNKMKNCEAGIEHLTVGSDGRLYLCAGFLYDNPEDSVGSLGKGIHIPNSELLRLDHAPICKQCDAYQCLRCIYLNKKLTYEVNTPSNQQCVASHKERTATGKLLGILRDIPAFATVNDVSSIDYEDPLAVLHRFKEPHAGTIYPNPIPIKMNEGLQSEFVVIEETDRTFTPMKTGFAEMSVLEVLKMVLDTQKEILGILKKGAEPLMVTNKNNGNSNLEPEPNSTGTPTKKIVGKVTPAERDEIRALFERKNGLTELFKSLSNLSKTALDESSLYERIVADMGDVSVRYQNWWDGMRKNYSWENRPGYRWEINFESCEIYLEKE
- the gyrA gene encoding DNA gyrase subunit A, which gives rise to MSLNEKLVPVDIEDEIKGSYIDYAMSVIVARALPDVRDGLKPAHRRVLFGMSELGLDYNKPYKKCARIVGEVLGKYHPHGDVAVYDTLVRMAQDFSMRYPLVDGQGNFGSIDGDSPAAMRYTEARLSRIAGEMLRDLEKNTVDFAPNFDESLKEPLVLPSLLPNLLLNGASGIAVGMATNIPPHNLSDTVDAIIALIKDKDIAIDKLIKIIKAPDFPTGGIIFGYEGVKEAYKTGRGRIILRAKANIETQKSGRVNIVITEVPYQVNKANLIEKIADLVREKKIEDISDIRDESDRDGIRVVIELKRDSEPQVVLNNLYKHTQMQTTFGVIMLSLVAGVPKVLDLKQMMEYFVEHRHEVVVRRTKFDLDAAEKRAHILEGYKIALDNIDEVVQLIKKSKDPESAKTALMKRFKLSEIQAKAILALTLQRLTGLERKKIEDEYRETIKLIEKLKAILASKAMRMEIIRDELIDLKKNYGDERRTEIIEKASEFSIEDMIAEEDVVITITHNGFIKRYPVSGYRRQSRGGKGVTAQSTREDDFVEHMFIASTHQYILFFTDKGRAYWLKVHEVPEGGRASRGRSIINLIGKMPDEQITAFLPVKDFEEDMFVTMVTKRGTVKRVALKEFSNPRKVGIIAIGLDRGDRLIDAWLTDGKQDVIIGSKNGLALRFNERDVREMGRNARGVRGMKIAKGDEVIGMIVISRPGASVLVVTDRGFGKRSEVGEYSPRRRGGKGLITVKTGDKNGKLLSIKEVIDNDDIMIVTSKGFLIRQHVKEIKLAGRNTMGVRLIKIQPSDSIAAVARVLAEEGEEESGNGRNGKEQADLFE